The following are encoded in a window of Mycobacterium vicinigordonae genomic DNA:
- the efeO gene encoding iron uptake system protein EfeO, with the protein MSKRVNRFKQLTALSAAGLAVAGCGHAESDAPKSGTNMVKVTMSNDGGKDRCVLSTTTVPAGPVTFTASNANAPGINEVELLKDQRILGEKENLAPGLDPVSFTVTLDGGAYQIYCPGAEIEYQVLTVTGRAPAPATGTVATILSQGTKDYATYIVNQIGQLYDAVKVLDGAVQSGNVEAAKQAYARARPFYERAEANVEGFVLPGFAVGDNEGNLDYLIDMRESTPVDAKVGWKGFHAIERDLWQAGSITTATKALSAELVDNVGKLKDTVASLQYRPEDLANGAADLIEEVQNNKITGEEESFSHLDLLDFAANVEGAQQAYAALRPGLEKIDSNLVRQIDQQFQDVLSVLNGYRDPAALGGYQPYTPALRARDASKLTAVIQPLHQSLSLVARKVVAAG; encoded by the coding sequence ATGTCGAAGCGCGTCAATCGGTTTAAGCAATTGACCGCGCTCTCCGCCGCCGGGTTGGCCGTCGCTGGCTGCGGCCACGCCGAGAGCGATGCGCCGAAATCCGGGACCAACATGGTCAAGGTGACGATGAGCAACGACGGCGGCAAGGACCGCTGCGTCCTGAGCACCACGACGGTACCGGCTGGGCCGGTAACTTTCACCGCATCGAACGCGAATGCCCCTGGCATCAACGAAGTCGAGTTGCTCAAAGATCAGCGAATCCTCGGTGAGAAGGAAAACCTCGCGCCGGGCCTGGATCCCGTATCGTTCACCGTTACCCTCGACGGCGGTGCCTACCAGATCTATTGCCCCGGTGCGGAGATCGAATACCAAGTTCTGACGGTGACCGGAAGGGCGCCCGCTCCGGCTACCGGCACGGTGGCAACCATTCTCAGCCAGGGCACCAAAGATTACGCGACCTATATCGTCAACCAGATCGGGCAGCTTTACGATGCGGTCAAGGTGCTCGACGGTGCCGTGCAATCGGGCAATGTGGAGGCGGCCAAACAGGCCTACGCGAGAGCGCGGCCGTTCTATGAGCGCGCTGAAGCCAACGTCGAAGGCTTTGTGCTGCCGGGCTTTGCGGTCGGCGACAACGAGGGTAACCTCGACTACTTGATCGACATGCGCGAGTCGACTCCGGTCGACGCCAAGGTTGGCTGGAAGGGCTTCCACGCTATCGAGCGCGATCTGTGGCAGGCCGGGTCGATCACCACGGCCACGAAGGCGCTAAGTGCCGAACTGGTCGACAATGTGGGGAAATTGAAGGACACCGTCGCCAGCCTGCAATACCGACCTGAAGACCTGGCCAATGGCGCCGCCGACCTTATCGAAGAAGTGCAGAACAACAAGATCACCGGCGAAGAGGAGTCGTTCAGCCACCTAGACCTCCTCGACTTCGCCGCCAACGTGGAAGGCGCGCAGCAAGCGTACGCAGCGCTGCGGCCCGGCCTGGAAAAGATTGACAGCAACCTCGTCAGGCAGATCGACCAACAGTTTCAAGACGTGCTGTCGGTGCTGAATGGCTATCGCGATCCGGCGGCGCTGGGCGGCTATCAGCCTTACACGCCGGCACTACGGGCCCGGGATGCGTCGAAGCTGACCGCGGTCATTCAACCACTGCATCAGAGCCTGTCCCTGGTCGCCCGGAAAGTCGTCGCAGCGGGATGA
- a CDS encoding LLM class flavin-dependent oxidoreductase — MYTLRFDMRAPGFGADPATLYSAVPQMCAWAENHGGLAAVLCEHHGSEDGYLPSPLLLASAVASRTERLPLSLILILPFYNPVRLAEDIAVLDVISKGRASYIFALGYRPEEFDIYGLDLADRGRLADEKLALLRKLLAGETVVDGDRRVFVTPQPLNPGGPGLMWGGGSLAAARRAGRYGLGMLANANIPGMREAYENSARKHGYEPGVAFFPDRNNPSVVFVAEDVEQAWAELGEHLLHDARTYASWNPGDETTAGFSHVDTVEELRETGKSHVIITVEEAISRVRAGQMLALSPLCGGVPPELAWPYLKRVGDVVLPEAASVRSVAVETA; from the coding sequence GTGTACACGCTGCGCTTCGATATGCGCGCGCCGGGCTTCGGCGCCGATCCGGCGACACTGTATTCCGCCGTTCCGCAGATGTGCGCGTGGGCAGAGAACCACGGAGGTCTGGCCGCCGTCCTCTGCGAGCATCACGGGTCCGAGGACGGGTACCTGCCTTCTCCACTGCTGTTGGCCTCCGCGGTCGCGTCGCGCACCGAGCGGCTACCGCTGAGCTTGATCCTGATACTGCCGTTCTACAACCCCGTTCGACTGGCCGAGGACATCGCGGTGCTAGACGTCATCAGCAAGGGTCGGGCGTCTTACATCTTCGCGCTGGGATACCGGCCGGAGGAATTCGACATCTATGGGCTGGACCTGGCCGATCGCGGGCGGTTGGCCGACGAGAAGTTGGCGTTGCTGCGCAAGCTGCTAGCCGGTGAGACCGTGGTCGACGGCGACCGGCGGGTCTTCGTGACTCCCCAGCCGTTGAACCCTGGTGGCCCGGGGTTGATGTGGGGCGGCGGGAGTCTGGCCGCGGCTCGACGGGCGGGGCGTTATGGGCTAGGAATGTTGGCCAACGCCAATATCCCCGGTATGCGGGAGGCGTATGAGAACTCGGCCCGCAAGCATGGCTACGAACCGGGCGTGGCGTTCTTCCCGGACCGCAACAATCCCTCGGTGGTTTTCGTCGCCGAGGATGTCGAGCAGGCGTGGGCGGAGCTCGGTGAGCACCTGCTGCACGACGCGCGAACGTATGCGTCGTGGAACCCGGGCGATGAGACGACGGCAGGTTTCTCGCATGTCGACACGGTCGAGGAATTGCGTGAGACCGGAAAGTCGCACGTGATCATTACGGTGGAGGAAGCGATTTCGCGGGTGCGCGCCGGCCAGATGCTGGCCCTGTCGCCGCTGTGCGGCGGAGTGCCGCCCGAGTTGGCGTGGCCCTATCTCAAACGGGTGGGAGATGTAGTGCTGCCCGAGGCGGCCTCGGTTCGTTCTGTTGCGGTGGAGACCGCATGA
- the efeU gene encoding iron uptake transporter permease EfeU has protein sequence MQGVFIGTFLIGLREGLEATLIVSIVAAFLKRNGRSVQPMFTGVALAVAISVGVGVGLDLLTTTLPQRQQEMMETVIGAIAVVFVTSMIIWMNRNAGRLKGDLEREAQEAISRGGSLALTAMAFLAVLKEGFETAVFLLAAAQTSHGSRWLAVLGGVAGIAAAIALGAGIYVGGLKLNLARFFRVTGAFLVLIAAGLVLGSLRTAHEAGWITIGQHQVFDLSPWLPGRSVRGALVTGLFGIPPDPRLVEVLGWLLYALPVLVVFLWPTKRALQPRALRRRLVATAAASIIGAAVLALAVPAGGAESVANARTAVDHLGRAIAVSLAAAPSGRALSIAPTAGAPSSVPLAAAGDESVDGVPVRVWQATLAGATDSEPTVTLTELAATTGGRLPVGLSAARTPGPFEAHRTTSTVYTIRVHGNSLVSAQSVSSRTAVLSGGGLTTPKTVSLGGLPSDWFTVNDQAIAAQLRENARQRAERELWRLWLPLIVAGFALVCDVAAIHAGRPTGPERGRAANVEARQSV, from the coding sequence ATGCAGGGCGTATTCATCGGGACCTTCCTGATCGGCCTCCGAGAGGGCCTGGAAGCAACGCTGATCGTCAGCATCGTTGCCGCCTTCTTAAAGCGCAACGGCCGGTCGGTGCAACCAATGTTTACCGGGGTGGCCCTCGCCGTCGCGATCAGCGTAGGCGTGGGCGTTGGCCTGGATCTGCTGACCACGACGTTGCCGCAACGCCAGCAAGAAATGATGGAAACGGTCATCGGTGCTATCGCCGTCGTCTTCGTGACCTCGATGATCATCTGGATGAACCGCAACGCCGGCCGCCTTAAAGGAGACCTCGAACGCGAGGCCCAGGAAGCCATCAGTCGCGGCGGATCGCTGGCGCTGACCGCTATGGCCTTCCTCGCCGTGCTCAAGGAGGGCTTCGAAACGGCCGTCTTCCTGCTGGCCGCTGCGCAGACATCCCACGGCAGCCGCTGGCTGGCCGTCCTCGGTGGGGTGGCGGGCATCGCTGCTGCGATCGCGCTGGGCGCAGGTATCTATGTGGGTGGGTTGAAGCTAAACCTTGCCCGATTCTTCCGCGTCACGGGCGCCTTCCTGGTGCTTATCGCCGCAGGACTGGTGCTGGGCTCCCTGCGCACCGCACACGAAGCAGGCTGGATCACCATCGGGCAACACCAGGTGTTCGACCTCTCACCCTGGCTTCCTGGCAGATCAGTGCGCGGAGCGCTGGTCACCGGCCTGTTCGGCATCCCGCCCGATCCGCGGCTGGTTGAGGTGCTCGGCTGGTTGCTGTATGCGCTGCCGGTGCTGGTCGTGTTCCTGTGGCCGACCAAGCGCGCCCTGCAACCGCGCGCACTGCGCCGGCGACTGGTGGCCACTGCGGCTGCCTCGATAATTGGCGCGGCGGTGCTTGCCCTCGCGGTGCCGGCCGGCGGCGCGGAATCCGTCGCGAACGCGCGGACCGCCGTCGACCACCTGGGCCGCGCCATCGCCGTGTCGCTCGCGGCTGCACCCAGCGGTCGCGCGCTGTCGATCGCCCCGACCGCCGGCGCGCCGAGCTCGGTCCCGCTTGCCGCCGCGGGTGACGAATCTGTGGACGGCGTTCCGGTGCGGGTCTGGCAGGCGACGCTGGCGGGCGCGACAGACAGCGAGCCAACAGTCACCCTGACCGAACTGGCGGCAACAACGGGTGGACGGCTACCGGTGGGTCTCTCGGCGGCACGCACCCCTGGCCCGTTTGAAGCGCACCGGACGACCAGTACGGTGTACACCATTCGCGTGCACGGTAACTCCCTGGTGAGCGCGCAGTCCGTGAGCAGTCGTACCGCTGTCTTGAGCGGCGGTGGGTTGACCACCCCGAAAACGGTCAGCCTCGGCGGACTACCCTCCGACTGGTTCACCGTCAACGACCAGGCAATCGCCGCCCAACTCCGCGAGAACGCCCGACAGCGCGCCGAACGTGAACTCTGGCGGCTCTGGCTGCCGTTGATAGTGGCCGGGTTTGCCCTGGTCTGCGACGTCGCCGCAATACACGCCGGGCGCCCCACCGGTCCGGAGAGGGGGAGAGCAGCTAATGTCGAAGCGCGTCAATCGGTTTAA
- a CDS encoding SDR family oxidoreductase, producing the protein MTTASELLGYEGKNVLVVGGATGMGAAAAQIAKDLGAHVTVMDYAPVEFDVDRVISLDLSDQDSIDRAVDELDGPVHSLFSAAGVADGPKLMQVNFIGHRHLIERLFEKDLLPRGAAICFISSVAGMGWENDLELVQDFLATPDFKSALDWSQEREPQGIIHYGFSKKAINGYVAWQGYPFQKKGVRINAVCPGPTDTPLARANADLWLTFAQDYRDDTGSATLTPEDIGKAMIMLNSAAAASINGITLNVDQGHAMASITGSFAPGKPIMDLITGRVQLA; encoded by the coding sequence ATGACGACGGCGTCAGAGTTACTAGGTTATGAGGGCAAGAACGTTCTGGTGGTCGGCGGTGCGACCGGTATGGGCGCGGCCGCGGCGCAGATCGCTAAGGACCTCGGTGCACACGTCACGGTGATGGACTACGCACCGGTCGAGTTCGACGTCGACCGCGTGATCTCGCTGGACCTCAGCGACCAGGATTCGATCGACCGGGCGGTCGACGAGCTCGATGGTCCGGTGCACTCGCTGTTCTCGGCCGCCGGCGTCGCCGACGGGCCAAAACTCATGCAAGTCAACTTCATCGGGCACCGCCACCTCATCGAGCGGCTCTTCGAGAAAGACCTGCTGCCGCGCGGCGCAGCCATCTGCTTCATCTCCTCGGTTGCCGGCATGGGCTGGGAGAACGACCTGGAACTAGTGCAAGACTTCCTGGCCACCCCCGACTTCAAGTCGGCCCTGGACTGGTCGCAGGAGCGCGAGCCGCAGGGCATCATCCACTACGGCTTCAGCAAGAAGGCGATCAACGGGTACGTTGCCTGGCAGGGCTACCCCTTCCAGAAGAAGGGGGTCCGGATCAACGCGGTCTGCCCCGGTCCCACCGACACCCCGCTGGCCCGGGCGAACGCCGACCTGTGGCTGACGTTCGCGCAGGACTACCGCGACGACACCGGAAGCGCCACGCTGACACCAGAAGACATCGGCAAGGCAATGATCATGCTCAACAGCGCCGCGGCGGCATCGATCAACGGAATCACGCTCAACGTGGACCAGGGCCATGCCATGGCTTCGATCACCGGTTCGTTCGCTCCCGGCAAGCCGATCATGGACCTAATCACCGGCCGGGTTCAGCTGGCCTAG
- a CDS encoding cytochrome P450 gives MTATEIYYDPFDFDIDDNPYPIWKRMREEIPLYHNEKYNFYALSRYEDVAPELTNWETYRSGRGTTMDIIMSGIDVPPGVILFEDPPLHDLHRRLLSRVFTPRRMEAIEPLTRDFCVRALDPLVGSGRFDFIENLGAMVPMRTIGYLLGIPEENQANIRDRGGRAINLREGTFQAVDGDLFEKSYEVFSDYIDWRIEHPSDDLMTQLLNAEIEENGVVRRLERTEVLMYTSMIAGAGNETTTRLIGFIGQLLAEHPDQLAEVVADPSLIPMAIEEVLRFEAPSPVQARYVAHDVSCHGALVPEGSIMLLLNGSANRDERKFVDGERFDIHRGAAHLSFGHGLHFCLGSALARMQARVALEEVIKRWPSWEVDYAAAEKAHTSSVRGWAKLPVITG, from the coding sequence ATGACTGCGACCGAGATTTACTATGACCCTTTCGATTTCGACATCGATGACAATCCGTATCCGATCTGGAAGCGGATGCGCGAGGAAATCCCGTTGTACCACAACGAGAAATACAACTTTTACGCGCTGAGTCGGTACGAGGACGTCGCTCCGGAGCTGACGAACTGGGAGACCTACCGGTCGGGTCGCGGCACCACGATGGACATCATCATGAGCGGCATCGATGTGCCGCCCGGGGTCATCTTGTTCGAGGATCCCCCGCTACACGATCTGCATCGCCGGCTGCTGTCAAGGGTTTTCACACCTCGACGGATGGAAGCGATCGAGCCGCTGACGCGGGACTTCTGTGTCCGTGCGCTGGATCCATTGGTGGGGTCGGGCCGATTCGATTTCATCGAGAATCTCGGGGCGATGGTCCCGATGCGCACCATCGGCTATCTGCTGGGTATTCCGGAGGAGAATCAGGCCAACATCCGCGACCGCGGGGGGCGCGCGATCAACCTGCGTGAGGGCACCTTTCAGGCGGTCGACGGGGACCTGTTCGAGAAGAGCTACGAGGTGTTCTCCGACTACATCGATTGGCGGATCGAGCATCCGTCCGATGACCTGATGACACAGTTGCTCAACGCGGAGATCGAAGAAAACGGTGTGGTGCGGCGCCTGGAGCGGACCGAGGTGCTGATGTACACCAGCATGATCGCCGGGGCCGGCAACGAGACGACGACGCGGCTGATCGGTTTCATCGGGCAGCTGCTTGCCGAGCATCCCGACCAGTTGGCGGAGGTCGTGGCCGATCCGTCGCTGATTCCGATGGCGATCGAGGAGGTGCTGCGCTTCGAGGCTCCCTCGCCGGTCCAGGCGCGCTACGTCGCCCACGACGTCTCCTGCCACGGCGCGTTGGTCCCCGAGGGCTCGATCATGTTGCTTCTCAACGGGTCTGCTAACCGCGATGAGCGCAAGTTCGTCGACGGAGAGCGTTTTGATATTCATCGCGGCGCGGCTCATCTCAGCTTCGGGCACGGTCTGCACTTCTGCCTGGGTTCGGCGCTGGCGCGGATGCAGGCGAGGGTGGCGCTCGAGGAGGTCATCAAGCGGTGGCCGTCCTGGGAAGTCGATTACGCGGCGGCCGAGAAAGCGCACACCAGCAGTGTGCGCGGGTGGGCGAAACTTCCCGTCATCACCGGATAG